One stretch of Segatella copri DNA includes these proteins:
- a CDS encoding nucleotidyltransferase family protein: MMQAMIFAAGLGTRLKPLTDRIPKALVSVGGEPLLKRVIFQLKDAGFTRIVVNVHHFSQQIIDYLRAHDNFGMDIRISDESEKLLETGGGIRKAWPLFNQSEPILIHNVDILSNVDLKKFYQMESRDMIAARLMVSERKTKRYLLFDDSMRLVGWTNIETGEVKSPYPNLNPKDYKMYAFSGIHMVAPSLFPLMEEEPDKFPIMDFYLKHCDKVRIEGYVKNDLKLMDVGKQETLKEAEAFLKSLVN; this comes from the coding sequence ATGATGCAAGCAATGATATTCGCAGCAGGTTTGGGCACTCGCCTTAAGCCACTTACCGACCGCATTCCGAAGGCTCTGGTAAGTGTCGGGGGAGAACCTTTGCTCAAACGTGTCATCTTTCAGTTGAAGGATGCCGGTTTCACTCGCATTGTAGTGAACGTGCATCATTTCTCCCAACAAATTATCGATTATCTCAGAGCACATGACAACTTCGGTATGGACATCCGTATCAGTGATGAGAGTGAAAAGCTGCTCGAAACGGGTGGAGGTATCCGGAAGGCATGGCCGCTCTTCAACCAGTCAGAGCCTATTCTTATCCACAACGTGGATATTCTGAGTAATGTAGATCTGAAGAAATTCTACCAGATGGAGAGCAGGGATATGATTGCTGCCCGCCTGATGGTGAGCGAACGCAAGACCAAGCGCTATCTGCTCTTTGATGACAGCATGCGACTGGTGGGATGGACGAATATAGAAACGGGCGAGGTGAAGAGCCCTTATCCTAACCTCAATCCCAAAGATTATAAGATGTATGCCTTCTCTGGCATCCACATGGTTGCCCCATCGCTCTTTCCATTGATGGAGGAGGAACCGGACAAGTTCCCTATCATGGACTTCTATCTGAAGCATTGCGACAAGGTGCGCATAGAGGGATATGTAAAGAACGACCTCAAGCTGATGGATGTGGGAAAGCAGGAGACGCTGAAAGAGGCGGAAGCATTCCTGAAATCGTTAGTTAATTAG
- the guaA gene encoding glutamine-hydrolyzing GMP synthase → MQQKIIILDFGSQTTQLIGRRVRELDTFCEIMPYNKFPKDDPSVIGVILSGSPYSVHDPEAFKVDLSQFIGRIPVLGICYGAQFLSYAQGGKVEAADSREYGRANLEHFDKENPLFKGFIENSQVWMSHGDTITAIPDDYKCIASTANVKYAAYASTKQPVWAVQFHPEVFHSLQGTQLLKNFVVDICGSKQDWSADSFVETTVAELKEQLGDDKVILGLSGGVDSSVAAVLLNKAIGKNLTCIFVDHGMLRKNEFRDVMEDYKCLGLNVIGVDASEKFFADLAGVTDPEKKRKIIGRDFVEVFNAEAKKQTGAKWLAQGTIYPDRIESLNITGKVIKSHHNVGGLPKEMNLQLCEPLKWLFKDEVRRVGRSMGMPEHLITRHPFPGPGLAVRILGDITPEKVRILQDADDIYIRGLREYKVKLSGEEARRVLAAGVPADMQNGEIEVSLYDQIWQAGTVLLSTVRSVGVMGDERTYEHPVALRAVTSTDAMTADWAHLPYDFMAKVSNEIINKVKGVNRVCYDISSKPPSTIEWE, encoded by the coding sequence ATGCAACAGAAGATTATTATTTTGGATTTCGGTTCACAGACCACACAGCTCATCGGCCGTCGTGTACGTGAACTCGATACCTTCTGCGAGATCATGCCTTACAACAAGTTTCCAAAGGATGACCCATCGGTCATTGGTGTCATCTTGAGCGGTAGCCCTTATTCCGTTCATGATCCGGAAGCTTTCAAGGTAGATCTGAGCCAGTTTATCGGCCGCATTCCTGTACTCGGCATCTGCTACGGTGCTCAGTTCCTCTCTTACGCCCAGGGCGGTAAGGTGGAGGCTGCTGACAGCCGTGAGTATGGTCGTGCCAACTTGGAGCATTTCGATAAGGAGAATCCTTTGTTCAAGGGATTCATCGAGAACTCTCAGGTTTGGATGAGCCATGGTGATACCATCACTGCTATCCCTGATGATTACAAGTGCATCGCTTCTACTGCTAATGTGAAGTATGCTGCTTATGCTTCTACCAAACAGCCTGTATGGGCAGTACAGTTCCACCCGGAGGTGTTCCACTCTTTGCAGGGTACACAGCTCTTGAAGAACTTCGTGGTTGATATCTGCGGTAGCAAGCAGGATTGGAGCGCTGACTCTTTTGTTGAGACTACTGTGGCTGAGTTGAAGGAACAGTTGGGCGACGATAAGGTTATCCTCGGTCTTTCTGGCGGTGTTGACTCCAGTGTGGCTGCCGTTCTCCTGAACAAGGCTATCGGTAAGAACCTTACCTGTATCTTCGTAGATCATGGTATGTTGCGCAAGAATGAGTTCCGTGACGTGATGGAAGACTACAAGTGTTTGGGCTTGAATGTAATCGGCGTGGATGCATCAGAGAAGTTCTTTGCTGACCTGGCTGGTGTTACTGATCCTGAGAAGAAGCGTAAGATTATCGGCCGCGACTTCGTAGAGGTTTTCAATGCTGAGGCTAAAAAGCAGACTGGTGCCAAGTGGTTGGCTCAGGGTACCATCTATCCAGACCGTATCGAGAGTTTGAATATCACCGGTAAGGTGATCAAGAGTCATCACAATGTAGGTGGTCTTCCTAAGGAGATGAACCTTCAGTTGTGTGAGCCTTTGAAGTGGCTGTTCAAGGATGAGGTTCGCCGTGTAGGTCGCTCTATGGGTATGCCAGAGCACCTGATTACTCGTCACCCATTCCCTGGTCCTGGTTTGGCTGTCCGTATCTTGGGCGATATCACTCCTGAGAAGGTACGTATCCTTCAGGATGCTGATGATATCTATATCCGTGGCTTGCGTGAGTATAAGGTGAAGTTGAGTGGTGAGGAAGCTCGTCGCGTCCTGGCTGCCGGTGTTCCTGCTGACATGCAGAATGGCGAGATCGAGGTTTCTCTCTACGATCAGATCTGGCAGGCTGGTACCGTATTGCTTTCTACTGTCCGTTCAGTAGGTGTGATGGGTGATGAGCGTACATACGAGCACCCGGTTGCCTTGCGTGCTGTAACCAGTACTGATGCGATGACTGCTGACTGGGCACATCTTCCTTATGATTTCATGGCTAAGGTAAGTAATGAGATTATTAATAAGGTGAAGGGTGTAAACCGTGTATGTTATGACATCTCTTCAAAACCACCTTCGACAATTGAGTGGGAATAA
- the gap gene encoding type I glyceraldehyde-3-phosphate dehydrogenase has product MIKIGINGFGRIGRFVFRSTVEAENAKEVQVVAINDLCPVDYMAYMLKYDTMHGHFDGTIEADVEKSELIVNGNHIRVTAERDPENLKWDEVGAEYVVESTGLFLAYDKAEKHLKAGAKYVVLSAPSKADANGNQADMFVCGVNTDKYNGQKIVSNASCTTNCLAPIAKVLNDNFGIETGLMTTVHSTTATQKTVDGPSMKDWRGGRAAAGNIIPSSTGAAKAVGKVIPELNGKLTGISMRVPTLDVSVVDLTVNLKKAASKEAICAAMKAASEGELKGVLGYTEDAVVSSDFLGCALTSIFDANAGVYLTDNFVKVVSWYDNEIGYSHKVVELIKIMKKHNG; this is encoded by the coding sequence ATGATTAAGATTGGTATTAACGGATTTGGCCGTATCGGTCGTTTCGTATTCCGTTCTACAGTTGAGGCTGAGAACGCAAAGGAAGTACAGGTAGTAGCTATCAATGACTTGTGCCCAGTTGATTACATGGCTTACATGTTGAAGTATGATACAATGCACGGTCATTTCGACGGTACTATCGAGGCTGACGTTGAGAAGAGCGAGTTGATCGTTAACGGTAACCACATCCGTGTTACTGCTGAGCGTGATCCTGAGAACTTGAAGTGGGATGAGGTTGGTGCTGAGTACGTAGTTGAGTCTACAGGTCTCTTCCTCGCTTACGATAAGGCTGAGAAGCACTTGAAGGCTGGTGCTAAGTACGTAGTACTTTCTGCTCCTTCTAAGGCTGACGCTAACGGTAACCAGGCTGATATGTTCGTTTGCGGTGTTAACACTGACAAGTACAATGGTCAGAAGATCGTTTCTAACGCTTCTTGTACAACAAACTGCTTGGCTCCTATCGCTAAGGTATTGAACGATAACTTCGGTATCGAGACAGGTTTGATGACAACTGTTCACTCTACAACTGCTACACAGAAGACTGTTGACGGTCCATCTATGAAGGACTGGCGCGGTGGTCGTGCAGCTGCTGGCAACATCATCCCTTCTTCTACAGGTGCTGCTAAGGCTGTAGGTAAGGTTATCCCTGAGTTGAACGGTAAGTTGACAGGTATCTCTATGCGTGTTCCTACTTTGGACGTATCTGTTGTTGACTTGACAGTTAACTTGAAGAAGGCTGCTTCTAAGGAGGCTATCTGCGCTGCTATGAAGGCTGCTTCTGAGGGTGAGTTGAAGGGTGTACTCGGTTACACAGAGGATGCTGTTGTTTCTTCTGACTTCTTGGGTTGCGCTTTGACATCTATCTTCGACGCTAACGCAGGTGTTTATTTGACAGACAACTTCGTTAAGGTTGTTTCTTGGTATGACAACGAGATTGGTTACTCACACAAGGTTGTTGAGTTGATCAAGATCATGAAGAAGCACAACGGTTAA
- the miaA gene encoding tRNA (adenosine(37)-N6)-dimethylallyltransferase MiaA yields MKYSMITILGPTASGKTSLAAALAARINSLGAHLSGTPAKGAEIISADSRQVYRGMDIGTGKDLADYTIHGKQIPYHLIDICEPGTKYNLFEYQQDFYDAYQDIQKRGAFPILCGGTGLYIESVLKGYHLSPVPQNPELRESLAHKSLEELTLILKELKAKTGSNMHNRTDVDTAQRAIRAIEIESYNLEHPMPERELPAVDSLIIGVSIDRDARREKISQRLKQRLDEGMVDEIKGLLDRGIPAENLIYYGLEYKFITEYVIGKTSYDEMYRSLEIAIHQFAKRQMTWFRGMERRGFTIHWVDALQPMEKKVETVLELMRS; encoded by the coding sequence ATGAAATATTCGATGATAACCATATTGGGACCTACGGCGAGTGGTAAGACGAGTCTTGCTGCCGCTCTTGCAGCCAGGATCAATAGCCTGGGTGCACATTTGTCGGGTACCCCTGCCAAGGGCGCTGAAATCATTAGTGCTGACAGCCGGCAGGTATATCGCGGCATGGATATAGGTACGGGTAAGGATCTGGCTGACTATACCATCCATGGCAAGCAGATACCTTATCACCTCATTGACATCTGTGAGCCTGGTACGAAATATAATCTCTTTGAATATCAGCAGGATTTTTATGATGCCTATCAGGATATTCAGAAGAGAGGGGCTTTTCCGATATTATGTGGAGGTACAGGACTCTATATTGAGTCGGTGCTGAAAGGTTATCATCTCTCACCTGTTCCGCAGAACCCGGAACTCCGTGAGTCATTGGCTCATAAGAGTTTAGAGGAACTTACGCTGATACTGAAAGAGCTGAAGGCGAAAACGGGTTCTAATATGCACAATCGCACAGACGTGGATACAGCACAGCGAGCTATCCGGGCGATAGAGATTGAAAGCTATAATCTGGAGCATCCGATGCCCGAACGTGAACTCCCTGCGGTTGATTCGCTGATTATCGGTGTCAGCATAGACCGGGACGCAAGAAGGGAGAAAATTTCACAGAGACTGAAACAGCGATTGGATGAGGGAATGGTAGATGAAATCAAGGGACTGCTAGATCGTGGTATTCCTGCTGAAAATCTCATCTATTATGGTTTGGAATATAAGTTTATTACAGAATATGTAATCGGTAAGACTTCATACGATGAGATGTATCGCAGTCTGGAAATTGCAATCCATCAGTTTGCCAAAAGGCAGATGACGTGGTTCAGAGGTATGGAGCGCAGAGGCTTTACTATCCATTGGGTAGATGCATTGCAGCCAATGGAGAAAAAGGTGGAGACGGTTTTGGAGCTGATGAGGAGCTAG
- a CDS encoding diacylglycerol/lipid kinase family protein — MVNENKWGLLYCPRGGWRSNKRWEKIEKVLKQQGVDYDFVQSENQKSVERLIRMFINNGYKTIVIVGGDSALNDAVNCLMQIDPKEREEVALGVIPNGLMNDFAHFWGFSDSDIEKTVASLKKRRIRKIDLGCIRYVNKKGEKCRRYFLNCINIGLIAAIMNLRRKTHHIFGSRTLSFLCSFILMIFQRLDYKMHVKINSDVIKRRVMTMCIGNGTGYGQTPNAVPYNGLLDVSVVSHPKTTQLFEGIYLFVKGKFLNHKSVHPYRTREVEVLDAQHALIGIDGRLMNTPVGPFQITVIQEVINFLIPV, encoded by the coding sequence ATGGTAAACGAGAATAAATGGGGGCTGCTTTATTGCCCTAGAGGAGGCTGGCGAAGTAACAAGCGCTGGGAAAAAATAGAGAAGGTGCTCAAGCAGCAGGGCGTGGATTACGACTTTGTGCAGAGCGAGAATCAGAAGAGCGTAGAACGGCTCATCAGAATGTTTATCAACAATGGTTATAAGACCATTGTCATCGTGGGTGGAGATTCTGCGCTCAATGATGCAGTAAACTGTCTGATGCAGATAGATCCGAAAGAAAGAGAAGAGGTGGCACTGGGTGTTATTCCTAACGGACTGATGAACGACTTTGCCCACTTCTGGGGATTCAGCGACAGCGATATCGAGAAGACGGTGGCGTCGCTGAAAAAACGTCGTATCAGAAAGATTGACCTCGGTTGTATCCGCTATGTGAACAAGAAGGGGGAGAAATGCCGTCGCTATTTCCTCAACTGTATCAATATCGGACTCATCGCCGCCATCATGAACCTGAGACGAAAAACCCATCATATCTTCGGTTCACGTACCCTGTCGTTTCTCTGTTCCTTCATCCTGATGATATTCCAGCGTCTGGACTATAAGATGCATGTGAAAATCAATTCGGATGTTATCAAGCGTAGAGTGATGACGATGTGTATAGGCAATGGAACAGGATATGGACAGACTCCGAATGCTGTGCCATATAACGGACTGCTCGATGTGTCGGTGGTATCTCATCCTAAGACAACCCAGCTTTTCGAGGGAATCTATCTTTTTGTGAAAGGTAAGTTCCTCAACCATAAGAGTGTGCATCCTTACCGTACCCGAGAGGTAGAGGTGCTCGATGCCCAGCATGCCCTGATAGGTATTGATGGCAGATTGATGAATACACCGGTAGGTCCATTCCAGATTACTGTAATTCAGGAGGTTATCAACTTCCTGATACCCGTATAA
- a CDS encoding Crp/Fnr family transcriptional regulator, translating to MAARGKYDKENIAMLIAKLWGGITDDQFDLLKEHLEIKKYKKNEIIYKNEGTPEYALCLIAGKVKIYKEGIGGKSQIIRVIKPIEFFGFRAYFADEIYKTAAMSLENCVVAQFPLAVLMKLISKSFNIGFFFIKYLSVEIGKSDDRTVNLTQKHIRARLAEGLIFLKDSYGLEKDGKTLDIRLSREDLANLCNMTTSNAIRTLSAFTAEELINTEGRKIKILQEEEIIKIAELG from the coding sequence ATGGCAGCTAGAGGAAAATACGATAAAGAAAATATAGCAATGCTGATTGCTAAGCTATGGGGAGGCATCACTGATGACCAGTTCGATTTACTGAAAGAGCATCTGGAAATCAAGAAGTATAAGAAGAACGAAATCATCTACAAGAACGAGGGTACTCCCGAATATGCACTATGTCTCATAGCGGGAAAAGTGAAGATATACAAAGAAGGTATCGGTGGCAAGAGCCAGATTATCCGTGTTATCAAACCGATTGAGTTCTTTGGTTTCAGAGCCTATTTTGCAGATGAGATATACAAGACGGCAGCCATGTCGCTGGAAAACTGCGTCGTTGCCCAGTTCCCGCTGGCAGTTCTCATGAAACTGATCTCCAAGAGTTTCAACATCGGCTTCTTCTTTATCAAATATCTCAGTGTGGAAATAGGTAAATCGGACGACCGTACCGTGAACCTCACCCAGAAACATATCCGTGCCCGACTTGCCGAGGGACTGATATTTCTGAAAGACTCTTATGGGTTAGAAAAAGACGGAAAAACTCTTGACATCCGATTGAGTCGTGAAGATCTGGCAAATCTCTGTAATATGACAACGAGCAATGCCATCCGTACGCTCTCAGCCTTTACGGCAGAAGAACTCATCAATACAGAAGGAAGGAAAATCAAAATCTTACAGGAAGAAGAAATCATAAAAATAGCAGAACTCGGATAA
- a CDS encoding glycogen debranching enzyme N-terminal domain-containing protein translates to MSYLKFEKALMTNLQESLPKELLRTNRSGAYSCSTIVDCNTRKYHGLLVVPVPELDDENHVLLSSLDVTVIQHGAEFNLGLHKYQGNNYSPMGHKYIREFDCDKVPTTLYRVGGVILKKEVVFQHYENRILIRYTLVDGHSATTLRFRPFLAFRSVRQFTHENATASRDYSEVDHGIKTCMYAGYPDLYMQFSKKNEFKFCPDWYRGVEYPKEQERGYASNEDLYVPGYFEMDIKKGETIVFAASTSEIKAVSLKKLFDKEVDERSPRDNFFHCLVNAAHQFHRREKNDDRYILAGYPWFKCRARDTFIALPGLTLSIEEDDYFELVMKTAMKGYYEFMEGKPVSVHIAEIEQPDVPLWAVWALQQYAKETSKEECFKKYGQFIKDVISFIQDNKHPNLKLEENGLLYTDGKDKAVTWMNSTANGRPVVPRTGYIVEFNALWYNALCFCASLAATVGEEDSQQKLLAQAELTKQAFLDTFLNEYGYLYDYVDGNMMDWSVRPNMIFAVAFDYSPLSQDQKKQVLDICTRELLTPKGLRSLSPKSGGYNPVYVGPQTQRDYAYHQGTAWPWLGGFYMEASLKLYKRTRLSFIERQMVGYEDEMSSHCLGTISELFDGNPPFAGRGAISFAMNVAEILRALELLEKYQY, encoded by the coding sequence ATGAGTTATCTAAAATTCGAAAAGGCCCTTATGACGAATCTTCAAGAGTCGTTGCCTAAGGAGTTGTTGAGAACAAATCGCTCGGGTGCATATTCGTGCTCAACGATTGTAGACTGTAATACCCGCAAGTATCACGGATTACTTGTCGTGCCGGTTCCAGAACTGGACGATGAGAATCATGTGCTCTTGAGTTCGCTGGATGTTACGGTGATTCAGCATGGCGCTGAGTTTAACCTCGGCTTGCACAAGTACCAGGGCAACAACTATAGTCCGATGGGCCACAAGTACATTCGTGAGTTTGATTGTGATAAAGTGCCAACTACCCTTTATCGCGTAGGTGGTGTTATCCTGAAAAAGGAAGTTGTATTCCAGCATTATGAGAATCGCATTCTGATTCGCTATACGCTGGTAGACGGCCATTCGGCTACAACCCTTCGTTTCCGTCCTTTTCTGGCTTTCCGCAGTGTCCGTCAGTTTACTCATGAGAATGCTACCGCATCTCGTGATTATTCTGAGGTAGATCATGGCATCAAGACCTGTATGTATGCAGGTTATCCTGATCTCTACATGCAGTTCTCCAAGAAGAACGAGTTTAAATTCTGTCCAGATTGGTATCGTGGCGTGGAATATCCAAAGGAGCAGGAGAGAGGTTATGCTTCTAACGAAGACCTCTATGTTCCTGGCTATTTTGAAATGGATATCAAGAAAGGCGAAACCATCGTCTTTGCTGCTTCTACATCAGAAATCAAGGCGGTCAGCCTGAAGAAGCTCTTCGACAAGGAAGTGGATGAGCGTTCGCCTCGTGACAATTTCTTCCACTGTCTGGTCAATGCGGCTCATCAGTTCCATCGTCGTGAAAAGAACGATGACCGTTATATCCTGGCTGGTTACCCTTGGTTTAAGTGTAGAGCCCGCGATACATTTATCGCTCTTCCTGGTCTCACCCTCTCTATCGAGGAAGATGACTACTTCGAACTGGTGATGAAGACTGCCATGAAGGGATACTACGAGTTTATGGAAGGCAAGCCGGTCAGCGTTCATATTGCTGAGATAGAGCAGCCTGACGTACCATTGTGGGCTGTCTGGGCTTTGCAGCAGTATGCTAAGGAAACCAGCAAGGAAGAATGCTTCAAGAAGTATGGACAGTTTATCAAGGATGTTATCAGCTTTATCCAGGATAACAAGCATCCGAACCTGAAGCTCGAAGAGAACGGATTGCTCTATACCGATGGTAAGGACAAGGCTGTTACCTGGATGAACTCTACTGCCAACGGCAGACCTGTGGTTCCACGTACAGGTTATATCGTAGAGTTTAATGCTTTGTGGTATAACGCCTTGTGTTTCTGTGCTTCTCTCGCTGCAACAGTAGGTGAAGAAGACAGCCAGCAGAAACTCCTGGCTCAGGCTGAGCTGACCAAGCAGGCATTCCTCGATACCTTCCTCAATGAATATGGCTATCTCTACGATTATGTTGATGGAAATATGATGGACTGGAGCGTTCGCCCGAACATGATATTTGCAGTGGCTTTCGACTATTCTCCATTGTCGCAAGACCAGAAGAAGCAGGTTCTTGATATCTGTACACGCGAACTCCTTACTCCTAAGGGATTGCGTTCACTCTCGCCAAAGAGCGGTGGATATAATCCTGTTTATGTAGGTCCGCAGACCCAGCGCGACTATGCTTACCATCAGGGTACGGCATGGCCATGGCTCGGTGGCTTCTATATGGAGGCAAGTCTGAAACTCTATAAGCGTACCCGTTTGAGCTTTATCGAACGCCAGATGGTTGGTTATGAGGACGAAATGTCTTCCCACTGTCTCGGTACTATCAGCGAACTCTTCGATGGAAACCCTCCATTCGCAGGTCGTGGTGCCATCTCTTTCGCCATGAATGTGGCTGAGATTCTGCGTGC